Genomic window (Streptococcus suis S735):
TAGTTTTGAAGAACAGGACGGGCTAGTCTATTTGCGAAAACGCAAGAGTTCAGCAAATTCTTGCTTTTTTTGATATAATGGTAGAAGCAGTTTTAAGAGGTATCAGGTATGAATATTCAACAATTACGCTACGTTGTAGCCATTGCAAACAGTGGTACATTTCGAGAGGCGGCTGAGAAAATGTATGTGTCCCAGCCTAGTTTGTCCATTTCCATTCGTGATTTGGAAAAAGAGTTAGGTTTTCAAATTTTTAGCCGAACTAGTTCAGGAACTTTTTTGACACAAAAAGGGATGGAATTCTATGAGAAAGCTCAGGCTTTAGTTAAGGGATTTGATCAGTTTGAGCATCTCTATTTGCAACCTGAGGAAGGTGAGAAGACTTTTTCAATTTCAAGTCAGCATTATGATTTTCTTCCCCCATTGATTACGGAGTTCTCTCGTAGCCACCCGCAGTACCCTCATTTTCGCATTTTTGAATCTACTACAGTACAGATTTTAGATGAGGTTGCTCAAGGTTATAGCGAGCTTGGTATTATTTATTTGAACGAGAGAAATACAAAAGGAATCATGCAGAAATTGGATAAACTTCACTTGCAAGCTGTAGATTTGTCTGCATTTCAGACTCATATCTACCTTCGTGAAGATCATCCTTTGACAAAGAAAGCTGAGATTGATCCAGTAGATTTGGTAGG
Coding sequences:
- a CDS encoding LysR family transcriptional regulator; the protein is MNIQQLRYVVAIANSGTFREAAEKMYVSQPSLSISIRDLEKELGFQIFSRTSSGTFLTQKGMEFYEKAQALVKGFDQFEHLYLQPEEGEKTFSISSQHYDFLPPLITEFSRSHPQYPHFRIFESTTVQILDEVAQGYSELGIIYLNERNTKGIMQKLDKLHLQAVDLSAFQTHIYLREDHPLTKKAEIDPVDLVGLPTVRFTQEKEAYLYYSENLIDTSDSSVVFDVTDRATLNGILERTDAYATGSGYLDDESVNGITVIPLKGKVDNRMVYVKRANDELSSCAKDFIETMQAYFDKKKDENA